GAGAAATACCGTCGTTGGCATTTCGGATACCCTGTCTGAGCGCGCGGATATCAGAACGTAAGGCTTCTGAAATTGCGAGGCCCGCCGCATCATCGGCGCCACGGTTGATCCGGATACCGGACGCAATCCGTTCTACTGATTGTGCAAGACGGTCGTTGTTGCTACCCAGAATTCTCTGGGCGTTGAGCGAAGCTATGTTGTTGAAGACTCGTACAGGCATTTCCCTAATCCTCCACCATGAGTTGGAAACGTTTAAAACTAAACTATTTAGACTCTTTTGAAACCATTTACTGCGTGCCCCCGAGGTCTTTGTTTAGAGTGGCAATTCTCAGTTTCCACTTAAAAAGCTAAAGCTATTTCGGTTGTTGACCGTTTAATCAGTTCATAGGGTCACCATAACCCATTGAAAAAGCAAACAGTCCTCAACTTAATCTGCTTATCGGTAGATTGTTTTAGAACTTTAATGTAAATCAGAATATTTTAGGATGTCTTCAGAAAATCAGCTTTAGCTTTGAGAAGGGTCCATTAAAAAAAGGGATTGGTGATTCCAAAAAGCAAAGTCATCTATACATAACGACTCTTTATGTTAGATCTTCTCGCCAGTTTTTTTGCACCACATCCGCATTATGGGAGGCTAACTTTGGATTGGCTGTAAGAAAGTTAAGGATCTCTTCGAGGTTCAGAGGCGATTGGGAGGGAGAATAAAATTTTTGATACAGTTGATCGATGAGCTGGAAGTCTTTTTCCGTGTCGACGGTCAGGCGAAAGTTTTTGCCTTTAAGGTAGGGTGGGGTGGGCACTCTCTCCAGATGAAACGCATCGGGGTGGTCATGGAAGTAGGTGGTGACATGCTCCCGGTAAGCGGACTGGCTGGTTTTTTTCGCGATTTGTTTGAGGGCGGACAATTTGGCGACTTCACTGCCGGTCCCCAGAGGAATGGGGTCGGGGCAAAAAGTATAATCTGCGTTTTCCTTGGAATGTTGCAGGACAAGGGATCGCATGAGCGTGGGGTCAACGAGGGGATTGTCGCCACAGACGCGGACGATATGTTCCGCCTGACAAAGGTTTCCCGCCAGGATGAAGCGTTCAAGAACATCTTCTTCCGGGCCTGAAACGCATTCGACCCCCATCCGCGCCGCAATTTTCTCAAGGGGTTCTTCGGATTTTTCTGACGGAGTGGCCAGCACAATCCGGTCAATTTCACTTACGGCTTGAATGCGTTTGATGATATGCTCGATCAGCGGTTTGCCAGACAGCAGCCGCAGGACTTTCCCCTGCAAACGGGTGGAGCCCAGTCTGGCTTGAATGATCGCGACCATGTGAATCACAGGAGTTCCTCTTCACGGGTTAACACTGATTTCCTATTGTAATCGTTCGAAATGATTTTGTAATGAGTGAATCTAAAAAGATTGTGAGACCAGAAAGATTGAAAAAGGGAGATGTTGTGGGGGTTGTGGCTCCTGCCGGTCCGGTGGACCCTGACCTTTTGGAAAAGGGGTTGAAGACTCTGAGACGAATGGAGTTGGAACCTCTTCTAGGCAAGCACGTGCTTAGCCGCAGGGGATATCTGGCTGGGAAGGATGAAGAACGCGCTCTAGACCTCATGTCCATGTTTGCAAATAAGGATGTAAAGGCGATTTTTTGCGCTCGTGGGGGATATGGAGTCAACCGTCTGCTTCCCTGGTTGAAACCAAATGTCATCCGAAAAAATCCGAAAATTTTTGTAGGAGCCAGCGACATCACTCTGCTTCTGCTCTATTTATATCAAAAATGTTCTCTGGTCGGCTTTCACGGACCGATGGTGGCCGGGAATTTTGGCCGTTATGCGATGAGGAAATCGAAAAA
The Nitrospinota bacterium DNA segment above includes these coding regions:
- a CDS encoding glycosyltransferase family protein; translated protein: MVAIIQARLGSTRLQGKVLRLLSGKPLIEHIIKRIQAVSEIDRIVLATPSEKSEEPLEKIAARMGVECVSGPEEDVLERFILAGNLCQAEHIVRVCGDNPLVDPTLMRSLVLQHSKENADYTFCPDPIPLGTGSEVAKLSALKQIAKKTSQSAYREHVTTYFHDHPDAFHLERVPTPPYLKGKNFRLTVDTEKDFQLIDQLYQKFYSPSQSPLNLEEILNFLTANPKLASHNADVVQKNWREDLT